The Amblyomma americanum isolate KBUSLIRL-KWMA chromosome 3, ASM5285725v1, whole genome shotgun sequence genome window below encodes:
- the mRpS7 gene encoding mitochondrial ribosomal protein S7, whose amino-acid sequence MAASTAGCIMFRVKNVVTRKFCPVYAIPVRTSVYSNIYADPIPDKTKLEELKTSGEAENLKFVLVKATPSDVTTSVFYDATLHKFINLLMREGKKALARENIERALFNVKRIQLAKYNRAADEEARSQIECNPLTVLHKALENCRPAMELSPIKRGGITYQVPVPMTQNRSRFLSMKWMIEAVDDKDPKVRFYEQLAKELLDAFNNQGRVVKKKHELHKQCEANKAYAHYRWS is encoded by the coding sequence ATGGCCGCTTCCACCGCTGGGTGCATCATGTTTCGCGTAAAGAATGTCGTGACTCGCAAGTTTTGTCCCGTTTACGCCATACCTGTGCGGACGTCCGTTTACAGCAACATTTATGCAGACCCTATTCCCGACAAGACGAAGCTAGAAGAACTGAAAACGTCAGGAGAAGCGGAAAATTTAAAATTCGTCCTTGTCAAGGCCACGCCAAGCGACGTGACGACTTCGGTGTTTTATGACGCCACGCTGCACAAGTTCATAAACCTTTTGATGCGAGAAGGTAAAAAAGCGCTTGCGAGAGAGAACATTGAACGTGCGCTGTTTAATGTGAAGCGGATACAGCTTGCCAAGTACAACCGCGCGGCGGATGAGGAGGCCAGAAGTCAGATCGAGTGCAATCCTTTGACGGTACTGCACAAGGCCCTCGAAAATTGTCGCCCTGCTATGGAACTCAGTCCTATAAAACGGGGTGGCATCACCTACCAGGTACCTGTGCCCATGACGCAGAACAGATCGCGTTTTCTGTCCATGAAGTGGATGATCGAGGCCGTCGACGACAAGGATCCGAAAGTGAGGTTCTATGAGCAGCTGGCCAAAGAGCTGCTGGATGCATTCAACAACCAGGGACGCGTCGTTAAGAAGAAGCATGAACTGCACAAGCAGTGTGAAGCCAACAAAGCTTACGCCCATTACAGGTGGTCATAA